The Exiguobacterium mexicanum genome includes a window with the following:
- the pyrH gene encoding UMP kinase: MEPKYKRIVLKLSGEALAGDQGYGIDPAIVNSISGQIKELVALGVEVAVVVGAGNIWRGKTGSELGMDRANADYMGMLATVLNSLALQDSLETNGVQTRVQTSIEMRQVAEPYIRRRAMRHLEKGRVVIFAAGTGNPYFSTDTTAALRAAEIEADVILMGKNNVDGVYSADPKLVPDAVKYDTLTYLDVLKDGLQVMDSTATSLCMDNHIPLIVFSLLEEGNIKRVVLGEHIGTVVGGINS, encoded by the coding sequence ATGGAACCGAAATATAAGCGAATTGTGTTAAAATTGAGTGGGGAAGCGCTCGCTGGAGATCAAGGGTACGGGATTGACCCGGCCATCGTCAATTCGATCTCTGGGCAAATTAAAGAATTGGTCGCCTTGGGCGTCGAAGTTGCCGTCGTCGTAGGCGCCGGGAACATCTGGCGCGGCAAGACCGGTAGCGAGCTCGGCATGGACCGAGCGAATGCGGATTACATGGGCATGCTCGCCACGGTATTGAACTCGCTCGCGCTACAAGATAGCCTTGAAACGAACGGTGTCCAAACACGCGTCCAAACCTCAATCGAAATGCGCCAAGTGGCTGAACCGTACATTCGTCGCCGGGCGATGCGTCACCTTGAAAAAGGTCGCGTCGTCATCTTCGCGGCAGGGACGGGGAACCCGTACTTCTCGACAGACACGACAGCGGCACTCCGCGCAGCGGAGATCGAAGCTGACGTCATCTTGATGGGAAAAAACAACGTCGACGGCGTCTATTCGGCCGATCCGAAACTCGTTCCGGATGCAGTCAAATACGACACGCTCACGTACTTGGACGTCTTAAAGGACGGTCTCCAAGTGATGGATTCGACAGCCACGTCACTATGTATGGACAACCATATCCCACTGATTGTATTCTCATTGCTTGAAGAAGGAAACATCAAACGTGTCGTACTCGGGGAACATATCGGGACGGTAGTAGGAGGAATCAATTCATGA
- a CDS encoding FliA/WhiG family RNA polymerase sigma factor, which yields MTTQLTELWDRWNTDRDMDTANELLAHYEFLIHYHVQRMIVTLPKSVERDELKSLGYMGLYDALMKYDPEHNNKFDTYAAFRIRGAIIDGLRKIDWLPRSVRERVKKIDHIAEQLEQKLHRAPTKEELASACELPVSEIEKAMAEGYFANMLSIDEAVTLQEEGKVMSVTYFDPDSEKPEDTLLQRELLDVLTTEIEHLSEKERLVVSLFYFDELTLTEIGEVLELSTSRISQIHSKALKTLKLALGRSYLEEKTS from the coding sequence ATGACGACTCAGCTTACCGAGTTGTGGGATCGTTGGAACACTGACCGCGATATGGATACAGCGAATGAACTATTGGCGCACTACGAGTTCCTCATCCATTATCACGTGCAACGAATGATCGTGACGCTCCCGAAGAGCGTCGAACGCGACGAATTGAAAAGTTTGGGTTACATGGGATTGTACGATGCCCTCATGAAATATGATCCAGAACACAACAACAAGTTTGACACGTACGCGGCGTTTCGGATACGTGGCGCCATCATCGATGGGCTGCGGAAAATTGATTGGTTACCGCGTTCGGTGCGCGAACGCGTGAAAAAAATTGATCACATCGCCGAACAACTCGAGCAGAAGTTGCACCGGGCCCCGACGAAAGAAGAACTCGCGAGCGCCTGCGAACTACCGGTGTCGGAAATCGAGAAGGCGATGGCGGAAGGGTACTTCGCGAACATGTTGTCGATCGATGAAGCGGTGACGCTTCAAGAAGAAGGCAAGGTCATGTCCGTCACGTATTTCGACCCTGACTCTGAGAAACCGGAGGATACGCTATTGCAGCGCGAGCTGCTCGACGTGCTGACGACCGAAATCGAGCACTTGTCCGAGAAAGAACGTCTCGTCGTCTCGTTGTTCTACTTCGACGAGTTGACGTTGACCGAGATTGGCGAAGTGTTGGAACTGTCGACGTCACGTATCTCCCAAATCCATTCCAAGGCGTTAAAGACGTTAAAGCTTGCACTTGGACGTTCGTATTTAGAAGAAAAGACATCGTGA
- a CDS encoding isoprenyl transferase, with product MFKWVNPKTKTEAELSIPEHVAIIMDGNGRWAKKRGLPRIMGHREGMKSVREAVRTAQELGIRSLTLYAFSTENWTRPEEEVNFLMKLPKQFLETDLKELDEQNVRVLVAGDVSKLPRGTRDAVDEARTRTATNTGLDLVFALNYGGRDELVQAMRHIASDVAAGKIQPDDIDDAMIGQRLMTNMQDVDLIIRTSGEQRLSNFLLWQGAYAELHFTDVLWPEFKRDHFVEAIEAYNARTRRFGGV from the coding sequence ATGTTTAAATGGGTGAATCCTAAAACGAAGACCGAGGCGGAACTGAGCATCCCCGAACACGTCGCCATCATTATGGACGGCAACGGCCGTTGGGCGAAAAAGCGTGGACTCCCTCGCATCATGGGTCACCGGGAAGGGATGAAATCGGTCCGGGAAGCGGTTCGCACCGCCCAAGAACTCGGGATCCGTTCGTTGACGCTCTATGCGTTCTCGACGGAGAACTGGACGCGTCCGGAAGAAGAAGTCAACTTCTTGATGAAATTGCCGAAACAATTTTTAGAGACGGACTTAAAAGAACTGGACGAACAAAACGTTCGCGTCCTCGTCGCAGGTGATGTGTCAAAATTACCGCGCGGCACGCGGGATGCAGTCGATGAGGCTCGTACGCGCACGGCGACGAACACAGGTCTGGATCTCGTCTTTGCCTTAAACTATGGTGGCCGCGACGAGCTCGTACAAGCGATGCGCCATATCGCCAGCGATGTAGCGGCAGGGAAGATTCAACCGGACGACATCGATGACGCCATGATCGGACAGCGTCTCATGACAAATATGCAAGACGTCGATTTGATTATCCGGACGAGCGGGGAACAGCGTCTCTCGAACTTCTTGCTCTGGCAAGGGGCGTACGCTGAACTCCATTTCACAGACGTGTTATGGCCTGAGTTCAAACGAGACCACTTCGTCGAGGCGATCGAAGCGTATAACGCGCGGACGCGCCGGTTTGGTGGGGTGTGA
- a CDS encoding chemotaxis protein CheW: MEQKWVVFSLGSNTYGIDVQSVRSIERVQPVTRVPNAPAHVKGVINLRGVVTPVIDLRLRLGYEAVEPTEETRILIASLNQGDAGFIVDRANEVVESEDVRIEPIPESSRDMLSAHLTAIAKGEDKLFSLLDANALFEEQHAE, translated from the coding sequence ATGGAACAAAAATGGGTAGTCTTTTCATTGGGATCGAACACATACGGAATCGATGTCCAGTCAGTTCGCTCGATTGAACGGGTACAACCGGTCACACGCGTCCCGAACGCGCCGGCTCACGTCAAAGGTGTCATCAATCTGCGCGGGGTCGTCACACCGGTCATCGACCTTCGGCTCCGTCTCGGTTACGAGGCAGTCGAACCGACCGAAGAAACACGGATTTTGATCGCTTCGCTCAATCAAGGCGATGCCGGCTTTATCGTCGACCGGGCCAACGAGGTCGTGGAAAGTGAAGACGTTCGCATCGAGCCGATTCCGGAGTCGAGCCGAGACATGTTGTCGGCTCACTTGACGGCGATCGCCAAGGGCGAGGACAAATTGTTCTCGCTCCTCGATGCCAACGCATTATTCGAGGAACAGCATGCTGAGTGA
- a CDS encoding chemotaxis protein CheD encodes MAEVIKIGIAEWKQTTAPNKLRTAGLGSCVGVILYDVRLQVAAMAHVMLPDSAIARKHQTVEVGKYADTAIDALVASLKRAGAGRLQAKMAGGAQMFQFKYENEAMRIGERNAEAVRNALKAHRIPLIAEDCGGHNGRTIEFDVATCVLSIRTVSVGTKEI; translated from the coding sequence ATGGCTGAAGTCATCAAAATCGGCATCGCGGAATGGAAGCAGACGACCGCGCCGAACAAATTGCGAACGGCAGGACTCGGTTCGTGCGTCGGCGTCATCTTGTATGACGTCCGGCTCCAAGTCGCGGCGATGGCCCATGTCATGTTGCCGGATTCGGCGATTGCCCGGAAACACCAAACGGTTGAAGTAGGAAAATATGCGGATACGGCCATCGATGCGCTCGTCGCGTCGTTGAAACGGGCCGGAGCGGGTCGGCTGCAAGCGAAGATGGCCGGCGGTGCCCAAATGTTTCAATTCAAGTATGAGAACGAGGCGATGCGGATCGGTGAACGAAACGCCGAAGCCGTGCGCAACGCACTGAAAGCGCACCGTATCCCGCTCATCGCAGAAGACTGTGGCGGGCACAACGGACGGACGATCGAATTTGATGTGGCGACTTGCGTCCTGTCGATTCGAACGGTCAGCGTAGGAACTAAGGAAATCTAG
- a CDS encoding phosphatidate cytidylyltransferase, with translation MKTRIITGLWAGAIFVSLIALGGSPFVILMGVLALIGLSEFTMMRNHKLTAFPFLVTSLLVAFPFVLMLLERQLVMGEMPMSTNQWMVLGLMLLLFWTVVTKNRFTYEDASFYFVSAVYLVIGFSSFALVRLSEDGLVKVLLVLFMIWATDSGAYFTGKAIGKTKLWPSISPNKTIEGAVGGIISSIVVGLVYVLVEPVLPILEVVVLAVVVSVVGQLGDLVQSAYKRQFNVKDSGHLLPGHGGILDRFDSMIAVFTVIWVFNLL, from the coding sequence ATGAAGACTCGAATTATTACCGGTCTTTGGGCCGGTGCCATTTTTGTCAGCTTGATCGCCCTCGGGGGCAGTCCGTTCGTCATCTTGATGGGTGTGCTCGCCTTGATTGGACTGAGCGAGTTCACGATGATGCGCAATCACAAGTTGACGGCGTTTCCGTTCCTTGTGACGTCGCTCCTTGTAGCCTTCCCGTTCGTATTGATGTTGCTCGAGCGACAGCTTGTCATGGGCGAGATGCCGATGTCGACGAATCAATGGATGGTGCTCGGTTTAATGCTCCTCCTGTTTTGGACGGTCGTCACAAAAAACCGTTTCACGTATGAAGACGCGAGTTTTTATTTTGTATCTGCTGTCTATCTCGTCATCGGTTTCTCTAGTTTTGCGCTCGTCCGTCTTTCGGAGGATGGGCTCGTCAAAGTACTTCTCGTCCTGTTCATGATTTGGGCGACCGACTCGGGTGCTTACTTCACGGGCAAAGCAATCGGTAAGACAAAACTGTGGCCCTCAATCAGTCCGAACAAGACGATTGAAGGGGCGGTCGGTGGGATCATCTCGTCTATCGTCGTCGGTCTCGTCTACGTCCTCGTCGAACCGGTGTTGCCGATTCTCGAAGTAGTGGTGCTCGCGGTCGTCGTATCCGTCGTCGGGCAACTCGGGGACTTGGTGCAGTCGGCGTATAAACGTCAATTCAACGTAAAAGATTCGGGTCATCTGTTACCGGGACACGGTGGCATTTTGGA
- the frr gene encoding ribosome recycling factor, with protein sequence MSVNDVLKTAEEKMEKAVSALKRDFGTLRTGRASASILDPVQVDYYGVPTPLNQVANINTPEARLLLIQPWDKSMVSDVEKAIQKADLGLSPSSDGTVIRLAIPALTEERRKELVKVTKKYAEEAKVAVRNVRRDANENLKKLEKDGDLTEDDLRGYADDVQSLTDSYIKKIDESAATKEKEIMEV encoded by the coding sequence ATGAGTGTAAATGACGTATTGAAAACTGCTGAAGAGAAAATGGAGAAAGCCGTTTCCGCGCTGAAGCGTGACTTCGGGACACTTCGGACGGGACGCGCGAGCGCGTCGATCTTGGACCCGGTTCAAGTCGATTACTACGGCGTACCGACACCGCTCAATCAAGTCGCGAACATCAATACACCGGAAGCACGCCTTCTCTTGATTCAACCATGGGACAAGTCGATGGTGTCTGACGTTGAAAAAGCGATCCAAAAAGCCGACCTTGGTCTCTCGCCGTCGTCGGACGGGACCGTCATTCGTCTCGCCATCCCAGCTTTGACGGAAGAGCGTCGCAAAGAGCTCGTGAAAGTGACGAAGAAATATGCGGAAGAAGCGAAAGTCGCTGTCCGTAACGTTCGTCGTGACGCCAACGAAAACTTGAAGAAGCTTGAAAAAGATGGGGACTTGACTGAGGACGACCTTCGCGGTTACGCGGATGACGTTCAATCGTTAACGGATTCGTATATCAAAAAGATTGATGAATCTGCAGCGACGAAAGAAAAAGAAATCATGGAAGTGTAA
- a CDS encoding chemotaxis protein CheA, whose translation MDVNEYLGLFLDESQEHIQSVNTQLLKLEQTGSQEAIQEIFRSAHTLKGMSATMGYESVANLTHEMESALDLVRAGKKESNQLLLDTMFSAMEQIEEMIADIETGGRGANIDVTATVSAFQSFIGSTPKAVEVVDETVFTADLYTDSVIKQAKETGFEAFQLHVKLSDAVVLKAARAYMVFDRLQELGEVVRTVPETEAIEQEQFDLSFDVLFVSQESADVIEHAVSQVSEVEHVQVTPYTSAAAGAPEVAVSAESVAVAEVKPKAVEADEPKEQAVAQAKTIRVNLERIDRLMNLFEEFIIDRGRLERLADEVGQPELNETVEKIKRGTNELQSLVLTLRMMPIEQVFNRFPRMVRSVAKDIHKKVQLEITGAETELDRTVIDEIGDPLVHLIRNAIDHGIELPEVRLEAGKPEQGRLALRAYHGGNRVFIEIEDDGAGINVDKVRSKALERGVITPEEATAMTDNEVAMLIFAPGFSTADVVTDLSGRGVGLDVVKNKIESLGGVVTLETVVGQGTKFQVSLPLTLSIISAMLVQVGDETYAVPLSSILETTLLDEADILTAHRERVFDFRGQLVPLVYLKEMFAIETETKTQFPVVVVRKGNKLVGVVVNDLIGQQEIVMKPLGTYLEGISAISGATILGDGRVALIVDSNDLF comes from the coding sequence ATGGACGTGAACGAATACTTAGGATTGTTTTTAGACGAATCTCAAGAACATATCCAATCGGTTAACACCCAGCTGTTGAAACTAGAACAGACGGGCAGTCAGGAAGCGATTCAAGAGATTTTCCGCTCGGCACACACGCTCAAAGGGATGTCGGCGACGATGGGATACGAGAGTGTCGCCAACTTGACGCATGAGATGGAGAGCGCGCTCGATTTGGTTCGAGCCGGAAAGAAAGAGAGCAACCAGTTGTTGCTCGATACGATGTTCTCGGCCATGGAACAAATCGAAGAGATGATCGCTGATATCGAGACGGGAGGCAGAGGCGCAAACATCGATGTGACGGCGACAGTGTCCGCGTTCCAGTCATTTATCGGTAGCACTCCGAAAGCAGTCGAGGTGGTCGATGAGACGGTCTTCACGGCCGACCTATATACCGATTCGGTCATCAAGCAAGCGAAAGAGACCGGCTTCGAAGCGTTCCAACTTCATGTGAAGCTATCGGATGCCGTCGTGTTGAAAGCGGCGCGCGCCTACATGGTGTTCGATCGTCTCCAAGAACTCGGCGAAGTCGTCCGGACGGTTCCTGAGACCGAGGCGATCGAGCAAGAACAGTTCGATCTCTCATTTGACGTCTTGTTCGTGTCTCAGGAGTCAGCGGACGTGATTGAGCATGCCGTGTCCCAAGTGTCGGAAGTCGAGCACGTCCAAGTGACACCTTACACGAGTGCGGCGGCCGGTGCGCCGGAAGTCGCCGTCAGTGCCGAGAGCGTCGCCGTGGCCGAAGTGAAACCGAAAGCGGTGGAGGCGGACGAACCGAAAGAACAGGCCGTCGCACAAGCGAAGACGATTCGTGTCAACTTAGAGCGGATCGATCGTCTGATGAACTTGTTCGAAGAATTCATCATCGATCGCGGTCGTCTTGAGCGGCTCGCCGACGAAGTCGGTCAACCTGAACTGAACGAAACGGTCGAGAAAATCAAACGCGGTACGAACGAACTTCAATCGCTCGTCTTGACCCTCCGCATGATGCCGATCGAGCAAGTGTTCAATCGCTTCCCGCGCATGGTGCGTTCGGTCGCGAAAGATATCCATAAAAAAGTCCAACTTGAGATCACCGGTGCTGAGACCGAGCTCGATCGGACAGTCATCGATGAGATCGGTGACCCGCTCGTCCATTTGATTCGTAACGCCATCGACCACGGCATCGAGTTGCCGGAAGTCCGCCTCGAAGCCGGGAAGCCGGAACAAGGTCGACTCGCGCTTCGCGCTTACCATGGCGGCAACCGTGTCTTCATTGAAATCGAGGATGACGGGGCAGGAATCAATGTCGATAAAGTCCGCTCAAAAGCACTCGAACGAGGCGTCATCACGCCTGAAGAAGCGACGGCGATGACGGACAACGAAGTAGCCATGCTCATCTTCGCACCTGGATTCTCGACGGCAGACGTCGTCACCGATCTTTCAGGTCGCGGCGTCGGACTAGACGTCGTCAAAAACAAGATCGAATCGCTCGGCGGGGTCGTCACGCTCGAGACGGTCGTCGGACAAGGGACGAAATTCCAAGTCAGCTTGCCACTCACGCTCTCGATCATCTCGGCGATGCTCGTACAAGTCGGCGATGAGACGTACGCCGTTCCGCTGTCATCGATTCTCGAGACGACGCTCCTCGACGAGGCCGACATATTGACGGCCCATCGCGAACGCGTCTTCGACTTCAGAGGTCAGCTCGTCCCGCTCGTTTACTTGAAAGAAATGTTCGCGATCGAAACGGAAACGAAGACGCAATTCCCGGTCGTCGTCGTCCGCAAAGGAAACAAGCTCGTCGGTGTGGTCGTCAATGATTTGATTGGCCAACAAGAGATCGTCATGAAGCCGCTCGGAACTTATCTCGAGGGCATCTCGGCCATCTCTGGTGCGACGATACTCGGAGACGGGCGTGTCGCCTTGATTGTCGACAGCAACGATCTGTTCTAA
- the rpsB gene encoding 30S ribosomal protein S2 — translation MAVISMKQLLEAGVHFGHQTRRWNPKMAKYIFTERNGIYIIDLQKTVKKVDEAYNFVRELAAEGGNVLFVGTKKQAQDTIKEEALRSGMYFINERWLGGTLTNFSTIKKRINRLKQLEKMEADGTFEVLPKKEVIILKKEMTRLEKFLGGIKDMPGVPDALFIVDPRKERIAIAEAHKLNIPIVAIVDTNCDPDEIDYVIPANDDAIRAVKLLTSKMADAIIEAKQGEEEVAEEAVAPEAEATEAE, via the coding sequence ATGGCAGTAATTTCAATGAAACAATTGCTCGAAGCTGGTGTACACTTCGGTCACCAGACACGCCGTTGGAACCCAAAAATGGCGAAATACATCTTCACGGAGCGTAACGGCATCTACATCATCGACCTTCAAAAGACGGTCAAAAAAGTAGACGAGGCGTACAACTTCGTTCGTGAACTCGCGGCAGAAGGCGGAAACGTCCTCTTCGTAGGTACGAAAAAACAAGCTCAAGACACAATCAAAGAAGAAGCACTCCGTTCAGGTATGTACTTCATCAATGAGCGTTGGTTGGGTGGAACACTCACAAACTTCTCAACAATCAAAAAACGTATCAACCGTTTGAAGCAGCTTGAGAAAATGGAAGCTGACGGTACGTTCGAAGTACTTCCTAAGAAAGAAGTCATCATCTTGAAAAAAGAAATGACACGTCTTGAGAAGTTCCTCGGCGGAATCAAGGACATGCCAGGTGTTCCTGATGCACTCTTCATCGTTGACCCACGTAAAGAGCGGATCGCGATTGCAGAAGCTCACAAATTGAACATCCCAATCGTTGCGATTGTCGACACAAACTGTGACCCAGACGAAATCGACTACGTCATCCCAGCGAACGACGATGCGATTCGTGCCGTTAAATTGCTCACTTCGAAGATGGCAGATGCAATCATCGAAGCGAAACAAGGCGAAGAAGAAGTAGCTGAAGAAGCGGTAGCTCCAGAAGCTGAAGCGACAGAAGCTGAGTAA
- a CDS encoding chemotaxis protein CheC, translated as MLSEFEQDLLKELGNIGSGHAATALSTLLGKPVTITVSSAEMEPITYLPERVGGPERHVASVLLELGGDISGMILILFPVDDAETMVASLIGSTFSFQTADELGQSAWEEIGNIMSGAYARALGDWLDTPISIQVPATAVDMAGSIVEFVVTSVQPEEDAALYIDTTFRIDEKVSAGHVLFLPTHGSLERIQQRLIGHG; from the coding sequence ATGCTGAGTGAGTTCGAGCAAGATTTATTGAAAGAACTCGGCAATATCGGTTCTGGTCATGCCGCGACGGCATTGTCGACGCTCTTGGGCAAGCCGGTCACGATCACCGTCTCCTCGGCGGAGATGGAACCGATCACGTATTTGCCGGAACGCGTCGGCGGGCCGGAACGTCACGTGGCGTCCGTCTTGTTGGAGCTCGGCGGTGACATTAGCGGCATGATTCTCATCTTGTTTCCGGTCGATGATGCCGAAACAATGGTCGCTTCCCTCATCGGAAGCACGTTCTCGTTCCAAACGGCGGACGAGCTCGGCCAGTCGGCATGGGAAGAAATCGGAAACATCATGAGCGGGGCTTACGCCCGGGCGCTCGGGGATTGGCTCGATACACCAATCTCCATCCAAGTCCCGGCGACAGCGGTCGACATGGCGGGTTCAATCGTCGAATTCGTCGTCACGTCGGTCCAACCTGAGGAAGATGCGGCACTCTACATCGATACGACGTTCCGCATCGATGAGAAAGTAAGTGCTGGGCATGTGTTGTTCCTACCGACGCATGGCTCGCTCGAACGGATACAACAGCGGTTGATTGGCCATGGCTGA
- a CDS encoding flagellar biosynthesis protein FlhF has protein sequence MQIKKYTGKTMAEAMAKVKQEFGDDAVILNSRQVKKGWLGLFASQHVEVIAALEKAPLAVKPRAATKPVAPSKPVKAPTRPPQQTNESSQAATVSTSRRLPAALAHVESLLASESFRGETWDEAINELYYTTKSVEVVERYVRDQIRSSFLAVPKPKRYMMLVGPTGVGKTTTLAKLAAHYKLEHGLSVGLITTDTYRIAAIEQLKTYAEILDIPVEVAYDFNDFKRAKQLFARKDIILIDTAGRNFRDEAYVEQFERHHDFSETSLSLVLSLTSKMRDMDMIYRQFEPLPLQSLIFTKADETSDIHAMYRMVRESGLPVAWLTDGQEVPDDLVAGEPDRLTNRLLEKEGWTQWTKQDV, from the coding sequence ATGCAAATCAAAAAATATACCGGCAAGACGATGGCGGAAGCGATGGCGAAAGTCAAACAGGAGTTTGGTGACGACGCCGTGATTTTGAACTCCCGTCAAGTGAAGAAAGGCTGGCTCGGCCTGTTCGCATCGCAACACGTCGAGGTCATCGCCGCGCTCGAGAAAGCACCGCTCGCTGTCAAACCGCGTGCCGCGACGAAACCCGTCGCACCATCGAAGCCCGTGAAGGCTCCGACGCGTCCACCGCAACAAACGAACGAATCAAGTCAGGCGGCGACCGTGTCGACGTCGAGACGGTTGCCCGCAGCGCTGGCGCATGTCGAATCACTGCTCGCCTCCGAGTCGTTCCGGGGTGAGACGTGGGACGAAGCGATCAACGAGCTGTATTACACGACAAAATCGGTGGAAGTCGTCGAACGCTACGTGCGTGATCAAATCCGGAGTTCCTTCTTGGCTGTCCCTAAACCGAAACGGTATATGATGCTCGTTGGTCCGACCGGGGTTGGCAAGACGACGACACTCGCCAAACTTGCCGCTCACTACAAACTCGAGCATGGGCTCTCGGTCGGTCTCATCACGACGGACACGTACCGGATCGCGGCAATCGAACAATTGAAAACGTACGCCGAGATTTTAGACATCCCGGTCGAGGTCGCCTACGACTTCAATGACTTCAAACGAGCGAAACAACTGTTCGCACGGAAAGACATCATCTTGATTGATACGGCCGGTCGCAACTTCCGCGACGAGGCGTACGTCGAACAGTTCGAGCGACATCACGATTTCTCGGAAACGAGCTTGTCGCTCGTCCTCAGCTTGACGTCGAAGATGCGGGATATGGACATGATCTATCGCCAATTCGAACCGTTGCCGCTCCAGTCGCTCATCTTCACGAAAGCCGATGAGACGAGTGACATTCACGCGATGTATCGGATGGTCCGCGAGAGCGGACTGCCGGTCGCTTGGCTGACGGACGGACAAGAAGTGCCGGACGACCTTGTCGCCGGAGAGCCGGACCGATTGACGAATCGTTTACTTGAGAAAGAAGGGTGGACCCAATGGACCAAGCAAGACGTCTGA
- a CDS encoding MinD/ParA family protein, with translation MDQARRLRAKTETAPTTIAFASGKGGVGKTNVCVNTAIGLVELGKRVLIVDLDIGMANVHILLNASRSRTMMDSVKARIPLAASVQKDVQGVDILHGGSGLDELVQFSHADMQFFMRELEVLTEYDYVLFDMGAGATDTSLQFIEGCDEMFLILTPEPTSLMDGYAYTKLVHRQSPDLPLGVIVNRAQSGEEALQCFERMEVACEQFLKKSIRFLGYLPDDATVRRAVIAQVPFYHLDRKSDISWRLERILTTLTGTPPKPRHFMERLMGNLKRQWNRV, from the coding sequence ATGGACCAAGCAAGACGTCTGAGGGCGAAAACGGAGACCGCACCGACGACAATCGCTTTTGCGAGCGGAAAAGGCGGGGTCGGTAAAACGAACGTCTGCGTCAATACGGCCATCGGTCTCGTCGAGCTCGGGAAACGTGTCTTGATCGTCGACCTCGACATCGGGATGGCGAACGTGCACATCTTATTGAACGCGTCGCGGTCACGAACGATGATGGATTCGGTAAAAGCGCGAATTCCGCTCGCCGCCTCGGTTCAGAAAGACGTGCAAGGTGTCGATATATTACATGGGGGAAGTGGGCTCGACGAACTAGTCCAATTCTCACATGCAGATATGCAATTTTTTATGCGTGAACTCGAAGTGCTGACCGAATACGATTATGTGTTATTCGACATGGGGGCCGGTGCGACAGACACGTCGCTCCAGTTCATCGAGGGATGCGATGAGATGTTCCTTATCTTGACGCCTGAACCGACCTCGCTCATGGATGGATATGCCTATACGAAGCTCGTTCATCGTCAAAGTCCGGACTTACCGCTCGGTGTGATCGTCAATCGGGCCCAATCGGGTGAAGAAGCGCTGCAATGTTTTGAACGAATGGAAGTTGCATGTGAGCAGTTTTTAAAGAAATCGATTCGATTCCTCGGGTATTTACCAGATGACGCCACGGTCAGACGAGCGGTCATCGCCCAAGTCCCGTTTTACCATCTGGACCGGAAGAGTGACATCAGTTGGCGGCTTGAACGGATTTTAACGACATTGACCGGGACACCGCCGAAGCCGCGTCATTTTATGGAACGCTTGATGGGGAACTTGAAACGTCAGTGGAACCGAGTCTAA
- the tsf gene encoding translation elongation factor Ts, whose protein sequence is MAVTAAMVKELREKTGAGMLDCKKALTETNGDMQAAIDFLREKGIAKAAAKGDRIAAEGLTAVAVEGNKATLVEVNSETDFVAKNEKFQTLVSDVAKAVLTSGATTVEAALASEFVAGKTLETHIQEEASTIGEKISLRRIAVLEKADDAVFGTYLHMGGRIGSVVVLDGTTDETVAKDVAMHVAAARPLYATRDEVSAEEADREKKVLTEQALNEGKPANIVEKMIAGRMNKYFEEICLVDQTFVKDADFKVGKYVESKGGRINSFVRYEVGEGMEKREENFAEEVMNQLKK, encoded by the coding sequence ATGGCAGTTACAGCAGCAATGGTAAAAGAACTTCGTGAAAAAACAGGTGCAGGTATGCTCGATTGCAAAAAAGCACTCACTGAAACAAACGGTGACATGCAAGCAGCAATCGACTTCCTTCGTGAAAAAGGGATCGCGAAAGCAGCAGCTAAAGGCGACCGTATCGCAGCAGAAGGTTTGACGGCAGTAGCGGTTGAAGGCAACAAAGCTACGCTCGTCGAAGTTAACTCAGAAACAGACTTCGTTGCGAAAAACGAGAAGTTCCAAACACTCGTTTCAGACGTAGCAAAAGCTGTTCTTACTTCAGGCGCAACGACAGTTGAAGCGGCACTCGCTTCTGAATTCGTAGCTGGTAAAACGCTTGAAACACACATTCAAGAAGAAGCTTCGACAATCGGAGAGAAAATCTCACTCCGTCGCATCGCTGTCCTTGAAAAAGCGGACGATGCAGTCTTCGGCACGTACCTCCACATGGGCGGCCGCATCGGTTCAGTCGTTGTCCTCGACGGTACAACAGACGAAACAGTTGCAAAAGACGTAGCCATGCACGTAGCAGCAGCACGCCCACTTTACGCGACACGCGACGAAGTATCGGCTGAAGAAGCAGATCGTGAGAAGAAAGTCTTGACTGAGCAAGCCCTCAACGAAGGCAAGCCTGCCAACATCGTCGAGAAGATGATTGCGGGACGTATGAACAAGTACTTCGAGGAAATCTGCCTCGTCGACCAAACATTCGTTAAAGACGCTGACTTCAAAGTTGGGAAATACGTAGAGTCTAAAGGCGGCCGTATCAACTCATTCGTACGTTACGAAGTTGGAGAAGGTATGGAAAAACGCGAAGAAAACTTTGCTGAAGAAGTAATGAACCAACTTAAAAAATAA